One Methanocaldococcus infernus ME DNA segment encodes these proteins:
- a CDS encoding methyl-accepting chemotaxis protein, which produces MVERDVIKELEDSINKLLVSIRNFKESNKNLTTLLNQLSDILNNVEKTIDITEKKLQEMVKRLHEGGSIKTEVLEKFIKNLENLNIVLDNVRAISNNIFNEMKKHRESLDNINDIVKKLENIEMENAKQALEEYYEVKKIMDENGAKLKLIVDKNIAIEERLKELLLEIDFTLENLKK; this is translated from the coding sequence ATGGTAGAGAGAGATGTAATTAAAGAGCTTGAAGATTCTATAAATAAATTGTTAGTTAGCATAAGAAATTTTAAAGAAAGTAATAAAAATTTAACAACCCTATTAAATCAACTCTCTGATATCTTGAACAATGTAGAAAAAACCATAGATATAACTGAAAAGAAATTACAGGAGATGGTTAAAAGATTACATGAAGGAGGATCAATTAAAACAGAAGTCTTAGAAAAATTTATTAAAAATCTTGAGAACTTAAATATAGTGTTAGATAATGTAAGAGCCATCTCAAACAATATATTCAATGAGATGAAAAAGCATAGAGAATCTTTAGATAACATTAATGACATTGTCAAGAAATTGGAAAATATTGAAATGGAGAATGCTAAACAGGCCTTAGAAGAATACTATGAAGTAAAAAAAATTATGGATGAGAATGGGGCTAAGTTAAAGCTGATTGTTGATAAAAATATTGCTATTGAGGAGAGGCTAAAAGAGCTTTTATTAGAGATAGACTTTACCTTAGAAAATTTAAAAAAGTGA
- a CDS encoding chorismate--pyruvate lyase family protein — protein MKIYKRIAEINKEFPLLNEEKILLGTDGSVTNILEILFEGDCEVKTISQRIVNDVNYREVILKVKNPLVYAKSITPLKLIEEDLREEIKKDLLSADIPIGKIIKKHNLETRREIKEIKIEKISDRVKRLLNVNYNYLPMRKYNIIYKGKAIMEICEIFAIRKYIKG, from the coding sequence ATGAAGATCTATAAAAGAATTGCTGAAATTAATAAAGAGTTTCCTCTACTCAATGAGGAAAAAATATTACTTGGGACTGATGGAAGTGTAACCAATATCTTAGAGATACTATTTGAAGGAGACTGTGAAGTTAAAACCATCTCACAGAGGATAGTTAATGATGTAAATTATAGGGAAGTGATATTAAAAGTTAAAAATCCCTTAGTTTATGCCAAGTCAATAACTCCACTGAAGTTAATTGAGGAAGACTTAAGAGAGGAAATTAAAAAAGATTTATTATCAGCAGATATCCCAATTGGGAAAATAATTAAGAAGCATAACTTAGAAACAAGGAGAGAGATTAAAGAGATTAAGATAGAGAAAATTAGTGATAGAGTAAAGAGGTTACTAAATGTTAACTACAACTATTTGCCTATGAGAAAGTATAATATAATTTATAAAGGAAAAGCTATAATGGAGATCTGTGAAATATTTGCTATTAGGAAGTATATAAAGGGGTAA
- a CDS encoding M24 family metallopeptidase codes for MKINDFLRYMECEGLKKVVLTKRENINYFLGKYFPFFSVLVFEEKPILYVGELDLEYAKDNLNIEVRKFTGWKEIFEGCDGVESELKIEFLKYLDNYKIVSEKLRELRAIKEKEEIEKIKKAAKISDKAMKYIIENPEGNEREKAIELEYLMRKEGAIKAAFDSIVVSGRKTSYPHALPEDREIKDILLVDIGACYEGYCSDITRTLLLNERGEFREIYNLVKEAKELVEDYLREGVSTKFLDLKVREYFKEYEKYFIHSLGHGVGLEVHEFPTVSKKEEIILKENMVITIEPGIYIKDKFGVRLEDLYLIKKDGFEKLSKVTL; via the coding sequence ATGAAAATCAATGATTTCCTAAGATATATGGAATGTGAAGGTTTAAAAAAGGTTGTCCTTACTAAGAGAGAGAATATAAATTACTTCCTTGGAAAGTATTTTCCTTTCTTCTCAGTCCTTGTCTTTGAGGAGAAGCCAATTTTATATGTTGGTGAGCTTGACTTAGAGTATGCTAAGGACAACCTAAATATTGAGGTTAGAAAATTCACTGGCTGGAAAGAGATTTTTGAAGGCTGTGATGGAGTTGAAAGTGAGCTAAAGATAGAATTTTTAAAATATTTAGATAATTATAAAATAGTTAGTGAAAAGCTTAGAGAGTTGAGAGCTATAAAGGAGAAGGAAGAGATAGAGAAGATAAAGAAGGCTGCTAAGATTAGTGATAAGGCTATGAAGTATATTATAGAGAATCCAGAGGGGAATGAGAGAGAGAAGGCTATTGAACTTGAATACTTAATGAGAAAGGAAGGGGCTATAAAGGCTGCATTTGACTCCATTGTTGTCTCCGGAAGGAAGACAAGTTATCCTCATGCTCTTCCTGAAGATAGAGAGATTAAAGATATTCTATTGGTTGATATTGGAGCCTGTTATGAAGGCTATTGTTCAGATATTACAAGAACCTTACTATTGAATGAGAGGGGAGAGTTTAGAGAGATTTATAACTTAGTTAAGGAGGCTAAGGAGTTGGTAGAAGATTACTTAAGAGAAGGAGTTTCTACAAAGTTCTTAGACTTGAAGGTTAGAGAGTATTTTAAAGAGTATGAGAAATATTTTATCCATTCCTTAGGTCATGGAGTAGGGTTAGAGGTTCATGAGTTTCCAACAGTGTCTAAGAAAGAGGAAATCATTTTAAAGGAAAATATGGTTATAACTATTGAGCCAGGGATTTATATTAAAGATAAATTTGGAGTTAGATTAGAAGATCTCTACCTTATAAAAAAGGATGGCTTTGAAAAATTGAGTAAGGTGACTCTATGA
- a CDS encoding valine--tRNA ligase → MDKDYNIMIEKEVQKKWEEEEIYKFKEESDKPPYIIDTPPPYPTGKLHLGHALNWTYMDIIARYKRMKGYNVLFPQGWDCHGLPTEVKVEEIHGITKTDIDRKKFRELCVELTKKNIERMREQIKSLGISIDWSREYITMTPKYIEKSQVAFVRMYKDGLIYRGKFPVNWCPRCQTAIAFAEVEYIERETYLNYIKFPSADGEGEIEIATTRPELMAACVAILVNPEDERYKDKIGKEFIVPLFNQRVKVLADELVEKDFGTGAVMVCTFGDKTDVLWVNKYNLPIIKAINERGELTEVAGKYKGLKTEEARKKIIEDLKKEGYLIKQEKIKQNVGVCWRCKTPIEIVVTEQWFVNVKKLLPKVREVAEKIKWVPEHMKIRLLNWIENMDWDWVISRQRIFATPIPVWYCQDCGAIVVAKEEDLPVDPTERGYVCDRCGSTNLKPETDVLDTWMDSSITPMVITKWLDDEEFFKKHYPVQLRPQGHDIIRTWAFYTIVKSLALTGKEPWEEIVINGMVFGEDGYKMSKSRGNVVEPDEIVNKYGADALRLWASNSVIGDDVPFSWKEVDYGYRFLRKLWNACRFAKLHIKDEEIEKLKEKREVKNIIDRWILSKLQRLIERVDKDLERYRFNVIVEIYKFVWHEFCDNYIEMVKYRLYGEDEKEKEEAKYTLYYVIDKILRLLAPFAPHFSDYVGEIYRLDNLHFSFPEVDKELIDEDAEKFGEIAKRAVISIRRYKANKGLALNAPIKKVEIYTEDEETYKALNETMKDIKGTLKIEELKIIKGKPSLEYKIIEIIPDKSKIGPEFKSKTKEVMEIIKNADEKTLEKIINEGLETEFGVIRKEHIKDVKRALFSKGEEVDSVDIEGALALAIIYLAP, encoded by the coding sequence ATGGATAAGGATTACAACATTATGATAGAGAAAGAGGTTCAGAAAAAGTGGGAAGAGGAAGAGATTTACAAGTTTAAAGAGGAGAGTGATAAGCCACCTTATATTATAGATACTCCTCCACCATATCCAACAGGGAAATTACACTTAGGGCATGCTCTAAATTGGACTTATATGGATATTATAGCAAGATACAAGAGAATGAAAGGTTATAATGTCCTCTTTCCACAGGGCTGGGATTGTCATGGGTTACCAACAGAGGTTAAGGTTGAAGAGATTCATGGGATAACTAAGACAGACATTGACAGAAAGAAGTTTAGAGAGCTATGTGTTGAGCTAACAAAAAAGAACATTGAAAGGATGAGAGAGCAAATAAAGAGCTTGGGAATCTCAATAGATTGGAGTAGGGAATATATAACAATGACTCCAAAATATATAGAGAAATCTCAGGTGGCTTTTGTTAGAATGTATAAAGATGGATTAATTTATAGGGGTAAGTTTCCAGTAAATTGGTGTCCAAGGTGTCAGACAGCTATAGCCTTTGCAGAGGTTGAGTACATTGAGAGAGAAACATATCTTAACTATATAAAGTTCCCTTCAGCTGATGGAGAGGGGGAGATAGAGATAGCTACAACCAGACCTGAGCTAATGGCTGCCTGTGTGGCCATCTTAGTAAATCCTGAAGATGAGAGATATAAGGATAAGATAGGAAAAGAGTTTATTGTTCCACTATTCAATCAGAGGGTTAAAGTTTTGGCTGATGAGCTTGTTGAAAAGGACTTTGGTACTGGGGCAGTGATGGTTTGTACCTTTGGAGACAAAACAGATGTTTTATGGGTTAATAAGTATAACTTGCCAATAATTAAAGCTATAAATGAGAGAGGAGAGTTAACTGAAGTTGCTGGTAAGTATAAGGGGTTAAAGACAGAGGAGGCAAGGAAAAAGATTATAGAAGATTTGAAGAAAGAAGGATATTTAATTAAGCAGGAGAAGATTAAGCAGAATGTAGGAGTTTGTTGGAGATGTAAAACACCAATAGAGATAGTTGTTACAGAGCAGTGGTTTGTTAATGTTAAAAAACTCCTTCCTAAGGTTAGGGAAGTGGCTGAAAAAATAAAGTGGGTTCCTGAGCATATGAAAATTAGGTTATTAAATTGGATAGAAAACATGGACTGGGATTGGGTTATAAGTAGGCAGAGAATCTTTGCCACTCCAATCCCAGTTTGGTACTGTCAAGATTGTGGGGCTATAGTTGTGGCTAAAGAGGAAGATTTGCCAGTGGATCCAACTGAGAGAGGCTATGTTTGTGATAGGTGTGGATCAACCAATCTGAAGCCAGAGACTGATGTCTTAGACACCTGGATGGACTCTTCAATAACTCCAATGGTTATAACCAAGTGGTTGGATGATGAAGAGTTCTTTAAAAAACACTATCCTGTCCAGTTAAGGCCTCAAGGGCATGATATTATAAGAACCTGGGCATTCTATACAATAGTTAAATCCCTTGCTCTAACAGGAAAGGAGCCATGGGAAGAGATAGTTATCAATGGAATGGTGTTTGGAGAAGATGGATATAAGATGAGTAAGAGTAGAGGAAATGTTGTAGAGCCTGATGAAATTGTTAATAAGTATGGAGCAGATGCTTTAAGGTTATGGGCAAGTAATTCAGTTATAGGTGATGATGTCCCATTCTCTTGGAAAGAGGTTGATTATGGCTACAGATTTTTAAGAAAGCTATGGAATGCCTGTAGGTTTGCTAAGCTACATATAAAGGATGAGGAAATTGAAAAATTAAAGGAAAAGAGAGAAGTTAAAAATATCATTGACAGATGGATACTATCTAAGTTACAGAGGCTTATTGAAAGGGTAGATAAGGACTTAGAGAGATACAGGTTTAATGTGATAGTAGAGATCTATAAATTTGTCTGGCATGAGTTTTGTGACAACTACATAGAGATGGTTAAGTATAGACTCTATGGAGAAGATGAGAAGGAGAAGGAGGAGGCTAAATATACTCTATACTATGTCATTGATAAGATCTTAAGGCTCTTAGCTCCATTTGCTCCACACTTCTCAGACTATGTAGGAGAAATATATAGGTTAGATAACCTACACTTCTCATTTCCAGAGGTTGATAAGGAGTTAATAGATGAAGATGCTGAGAAATTTGGAGAAATTGCCAAGAGAGCTGTGATAAGTATAAGAAGATACAAGGCCAATAAAGGCTTAGCCTTAAATGCTCCAATAAAAAAGGTTGAGATTTATACTGAAGATGAAGAAACATATAAAGCTTTAAATGAAACTATGAAGGATATAAAGGGAACCCTAAAGATTGAAGAGCTTAAAATAATAAAAGGAAAGCCATCCTTAGAATATAAGATTATTGAAATTATTCCAGATAAATCTAAGATAGGACCAGAGTTTAAGAGTAAGACTAAGGAGGTTATGGAAATTATAAAGAATGCTGATGAAAAAACCTTAGAGAAGATAATAAATGAAGGTTTAGAAACAGAGTTTGGAGTTATAAGAAAAGAGCATATAAAGGATGTTAAGAGAGCTCTCTTTTCAAAAGGGGAAGAGGTGGATTCAGTAGATATTGAAGGAGCTTTAGCTTTAGCTATAATATACTTGGCTCCTTAG
- the thrC gene encoding threonine synthase, with product MYQRCIECGKTYEDDEIVYRCECNGLLEIVYDFDKIEVDKEKFKNRVFSVWRYFELLPIKNREKIISLKEGGTPLYRCRNLEEELGVKELYVKNEGANPTGSFKDRGMTVGVSKANELNIKVVGCASTGNTSASLAAYSARAKMKCLVLLPKGKVALGKLAQAMIYGAKVVEIDGNFDKALDMVNELAKEGLIYLLNSINPFRLEGQKTIGYEIADELNWEVPDRVIVPVGNAGNISAIWKGFKEFYELGFINELPKMTGIQAEGAKPIVEAFKKGKREIEPYENPETIATAIRIGKPVNAKKALNAIYESNGYAESVSDEEIIKAQKLLARKEGIFVEPASASSIAGLIKLLDEGVIDRSERIVCITTGHGLKDPDAAIRACEETIKVKSLDELKKLLSS from the coding sequence ATATATCAGAGATGTATAGAGTGTGGAAAAACCTATGAAGATGATGAGATTGTTTATAGGTGTGAGTGCAATGGTTTATTGGAGATAGTTTATGACTTTGACAAGATAGAGGTTGATAAAGAGAAGTTTAAAAATAGAGTTTTTAGTGTTTGGAGATACTTTGAGCTCTTACCAATAAAAAATAGGGAGAAGATAATTAGCCTAAAAGAGGGAGGAACTCCTCTTTATAGGTGTAGAAACTTAGAGGAAGAGTTAGGGGTTAAAGAGCTTTATGTTAAAAATGAAGGAGCTAATCCAACAGGGAGCTTTAAAGATAGAGGGATGACAGTAGGAGTTTCTAAGGCAAATGAATTAAATATAAAGGTTGTTGGCTGTGCTTCCACTGGAAATACTTCAGCCTCCTTAGCTGCTTACTCAGCAAGGGCTAAGATGAAATGCTTAGTCTTACTACCTAAAGGAAAAGTAGCCTTAGGAAAGTTGGCTCAAGCTATGATATATGGAGCTAAGGTTGTTGAGATTGATGGAAACTTTGACAAAGCCTTAGATATGGTTAATGAACTGGCTAAAGAGGGATTAATTTATTTATTGAACTCTATAAATCCATTTAGATTGGAAGGGCAAAAGACTATAGGCTATGAGATTGCTGATGAGCTAAACTGGGAAGTTCCTGATAGGGTTATAGTCCCTGTAGGGAATGCTGGAAACATATCAGCTATTTGGAAAGGGTTTAAAGAGTTCTATGAGCTTGGCTTTATAAATGAGCTTCCAAAAATGACAGGAATTCAGGCAGAGGGAGCTAAGCCAATAGTTGAGGCATTCAAAAAAGGGAAGAGAGAGATAGAGCCTTATGAAAATCCTGAGACTATAGCTACTGCTATAAGGATAGGGAAGCCAGTTAATGCTAAAAAGGCTTTAAATGCTATCTATGAGTCTAATGGCTATGCTGAGTCAGTTAGTGATGAAGAAATTATTAAAGCTCAAAAGTTATTAGCAAGAAAAGAGGGAATCTTTGTAGAGCCAGCTTCAGCCTCTTCAATAGCTGGCTTAATTAAGCTATTGGATGAGGGAGTTATTGACAGGAGTGAGAGAATTGTTTGTATAACCACAGGACATGGTTTAAAGGATCCAGATGCTGCTATAAGGGCTTGTGAAGAAACCATTAAGGTTAAATCCTTAGATGAGCTTAAGAAGTTATTAAGCTCTTAA